The Salmo salar chromosome ssa02, Ssal_v3.1, whole genome shotgun sequence genome segment ACTTTCAGGGCGTAACTATTCCTAAAAAGAGCAACTAAATTCTGAAGCGCTCACTAGCTCGTCTAAAAAGGAGATGCCCCTTGCTATTCTATGTGGGTAGTACCTCACGGCCTCTTGCCGTTTTTTGCTGGCATCAGTGACTTTGGCAGGCAGCTGTTCCAGACTGCCTGAGAGGGAGGAGCAGAGGCTAGAGTTGTGTGAACGGACGTGCCCAGTTATGCTGATGTAAGGCCAGCGCTTGGCCCGCGGACTCAACTGCTCCTTCTCGATGTCGGCCAGGATGCGTTCGCGGTGAGAGGGGATCTGTGACGTCCGGAGCTGGAACGGCTCGCATGTCGTCAAAGGTTTCAAGTCGCGGCGGCTCTCCAGCTGCTTCTTGAACCTCCTGTAGCTGGCGTCGAAGTCGGGCACCTCCGTATTTATCTTTGGTCTATAAGAGGCACTGTTGTCATCCTCAGATCCAGCGGTGTCCCCCCTGGCTTCATCCTTGGCCCACTTCCTTTCGCTAAGGTGGCGTGCTAGCATGCTGGGTGGCATGGAGGCACTGTGGAGCAGCTCCTGGGCCCTCATCTGCATCTTGATGGCGCGGTACAGCTGCTCTTCCTTCAGTTGCTCGCCCGACGCCGCCTCGTACACCGCCTTGGGCACGGGCTTGGCCCTGAATGGTCGGACTCTctcctggctgtctggctggaggTTGCGGagctgctcctctctctgctccctcttgaGACGTTCGCGCTCCAGGAAACTGAAGGGCTGCTGGGTGGAGCACAGACGCTGCTGCTCCCGCATGGCCCGCCGTGCCTCGTCGCGTTCTTGGAGCTCCTCATACAGGGGCAGGCGCACGTGGGCGGGTACAGAGCTGGCACGGAACTTGCGCTGGCATTCTGTCAGCTCCTCCAGCTGCTTCCGTAGGGCCGTGTTCTCCAGCTCGATCTCTGACCGTGTCTTGACACCTTTCTGGTGCTTCTGGTTCTCCCGCAACGTCATGCGAAATGGCTTGGGGACGGTCACTCTGGGTTTCCAAGGCTCGTGTTCGACATCTTTTCGCCCTTGCTTCCGGTCCTTAACCTTGACGCCGTTCTTGTGGACCCCAATGAGGCTCTGGTGGGAGGATGTGGACGGGTGGCACTTGCGAGGCGACAGCTTAAAGTCCTGCCACATGTTCTTGATGTGCTCTTTGGGGGAGGACTGCAGACCCTTCTCCACATTGCTGTCGACAGTACCTTCCTCGTCAGATGTGTCCGACAGCCCAGAGCCCCTCCTCAGCTCCAGAGCAGAGTGGGCCTTCCTCAGACGCCTCACGGGCATGGGGCTGATCTTCAAGTACGATCTGGTGAGCGAACAAAATGTTTACACCATTCTAATATTAATTGACACGTTAGAAATGGTAGACGCTGAGTACAGTACACTCCAGGAGCAGAAATAATGTACCCTATCAACTTCAGCTTATTATCTTGGTGGTTAATCAAGAAAAACAACAAATTCCAAACAAGAGCAACAACACACCTGTGAGCCTGTGCCCCCTGCACATTTTCTGAGGGTGGTGTGCCTTTGAGCTCCAGCTTCTTGCGGTACATGCCCTCTAGCTCAGCCATGGTGCGGAGGTGGGCCCTCTTCAGCTCCTCCAGCTTACGATAGTACTCTTCGTTGGAGAAGTAGAACTCACGCAAGTCGATGTGATCCCCTGTCACTCGGAAGTCTTTGATAATCAGGGGGCTGCCCTTCCCGGGGACATCCCCATCACCGTACTCAGACCCCGAGTCGTCATACTGCAGCTGAGAAGTCAAAGAAATTCATGAGGAAAATTAAGCAAAAAACATTTACCTTGTGCACGGATTGTGGAGCATGTGTCTGGAATACATTCCATACAAATAATAAAAGTAGCCTACAAAGGACATTATTGGTCAAATGTAATATCGACTTTGTCTCAGAcctaacacccgtgccaatatatcctccaaacaccggcttctctggcattatcccTTAAGTAAGCCATTGGAAGCAACGGGTATCTTGGATAGGATTATAGTTGCATGGAAGAAAGAGCCTTTCACCTGTATTTCTATGACTTTCAGATATTTCTTGAATGGGTGGCCCCATTTGTGTTAATATGCCAAATGTATGGAAGTGTATCATCATGTAAGAGTACTACTGATGACTGGACATATTGTGGATGGTTAAGGCATAGGCCTAATACAAAGTGTGTAGAGTAGAACATAATATGAGATGGCTACTTGAGGCCTAAGCTCATTATCCCCAGCTCTGTGGGTTTGGATGACCTATCCAATATGGTCACGCACAGAATGTGGGTGATAATGGAAGGAGTGTGTTCAACTTTCACAC includes the following:
- the LOC106585493 gene encoding protein FAM161A yields the protein MANAHRANVLVTSCLKTPVDPHTKAPLALYERQRALPCSSAAGHIDNREYEKELQYDDSGSEYGDGDVPGKGSPLIIKDFRVTGDHIDLREFYFSNEEYYRKLEELKRAHLRTMAELEGMYRKKLELKGTPPSENVQGAQAHRSYLKISPMPVRRLRKAHSALELRRGSGLSDTSDEEGTVDSNVEKGLQSSPKEHIKNMWQDFKLSPRKCHPSTSSHQSLIGVHKNGVKVKDRKQGRKDVEHEPWKPRVTVPKPFRMTLRENQKHQKGVKTRSEIELENTALRKQLEELTECQRKFRASSVPAHVRLPLYEELQERDEARRAMREQQRLCSTQQPFSFLERERLKREQREEQLRNLQPDSQERVRPFRAKPVPKAVYEAASGEQLKEEQLYRAIKMQMRAQELLHSASMPPSMLARHLSERKWAKDEARGDTAGSEDDNSASYRPKINTEVPDFDASYRRFKKQLESRRDLKPLTTCEPFQLRTSQIPSHRERILADIEKEQLSPRAKRWPYISITGHVRSHNSSLCSSLSGSLEQLPAKVTDASKKRQEAVRKVLEQRKKAEEEEARWSERQKQREKKLAKVVSKRAQANDTHVPLSQTNQSKLKQFRKQDVQRRKEYKEEMREIQERVKGRPLLLEQVAQMNAKHAAEKHYTDTLRGCGVSEDFVSGKVLKSQWPGGQDSACRTSFSSDSKQSEKDETDTPAIYNTVFQDDYPDNYEDSFADQEQEGEQEAEKDELKSKKQEDEDEGHDEAGREREDIGRYSDDCDYSDDHYSDDDDHYSDASEHYLPLDDEKNEGSHIIKRPKSTESSPSYRSGQHSRNSQKSESDRGHTAIADKKNDEDD